In a single window of the Globicephala melas chromosome 10, mGloMel1.2, whole genome shotgun sequence genome:
- the GPRC5A gene encoding retinoic acid-induced protein 3, translating into MAPDAPDGCRLNLDPRYYRLCDKKAAWGIVLEALASVGVVTSVAFMIALLVFICKAQDSNRRKVLPTQFLFLLGVLGVFGLPFAFIIRLDGSTGPTRFFLFGILFALCFSCLLVHAFNLTKLVQGRQPLSMLAMLGLALGFSLVQDVIAIEYVVLTMNRTNVDIFSELSPPRRNEDFVMLLIYVFFLMTLTFVTASFTFRGSFTGWKRHGTHIYLTMLLSIAIWVTWVTLLFVPTPGPQWDDTILSSALVANGWVFLLAYIAPELQLLTKQRNPMDYPVEDAFCKPQLMKQNYGVENIAYSQEGVTQGTEETDDTFYAPYSTHFQLQNRSSPKDFSIPRAQSRVSPYSDYEGRKDVS; encoded by the exons ATGGCCCCAGATGCCCCCGATGGTTGCCGCTTGAACCTGGACCCCAGGTACTACAGGCTCTGCGATAAGAAGGCAGCCTGGGGTATCGTCTTAGAGGCCTTGGCGTCGGTGGGCGTCGTGACCTCGGTGGCCTTCATGATCGCCCTCCTGGTTTTCATCTGCAAGGCCCAGGACTCCAACAGGCGTAAAGTGCTCCCCACCCagttcctcttcctcctgggtGTGCTGGGGGTCTTTGGCCTCCCCTTCGCCTTCATCATCCGCCTGGATGGCAGCACGGGGCCCACACGCTTCTTCCTCTTCGGCATCCTCTTTGCCCTCTGCTTCTCTTGCCTCCTGGTTCACGCCTTCAACCTGACGAAGCTGGTCCAAGGGAGGCAGCCCCTCTCCATGCTGGCGATGCTGGGCCTGGCCCTGGGCTTCAGTCTGGTGCAGGATGTCATCGCCATCGAGTACGTGGTCCTCACCATGAACAGGACCAACGTCGACATCTTCTCCGAGCTTTCTCCTCCTCGGCGCAACGAGGACTTTGTCATGCTGCTCATCTACGTCTTCTTCCTGATGACGCTGACCTTCGTCACGGCCTCTTTCACCTTTCGGGGATCCTTCACTGGCTGGAAGAGACACGGGACCCACATCTACCTCACTATGCTCCTCTCCATCGCCATCTGGGTGACGTGGGTCACCCTGCTCTTTGTTCCTACCCCCGGCCCCCAGTGGGATGACACCATCCTCAGTTCAGCCTTGGTGGCCAACGGCTGGGTTTTCCTGTTGGCTTATATTGCACCCGAGCTGCAGCTGCTCACAAAGCAACGGAACCCCATGGATTACCCTGTGGAGGACGCTTTCTGTAAACCTCAGCTCATGAAACAGAACTATGGTGTGGAGAACATAGCTTATTCTCAAGAGGGAGTCACTCAAG GTACTGAAGAGACAGATGACACGTTCTATGCCCCGTACTCCACCCATTTCCAGCTGCAG aatcGGAGCTCCCCAAAGGACTTCTCCATTCCGCGGGCCCAGTCCCGGGTTAGCCCTTACAGTGActatgaaggaaggaaagatgtcAGTTAA